In a genomic window of Anas acuta chromosome 9, bAnaAcu1.1, whole genome shotgun sequence:
- the PPP1R2 gene encoding protein phosphatase inhibitor 2 isoform X2: MEAPSVSSVPAASASGAPAGRGPIKGILKKGGGKAAGGSAATGARRASPARDDDEHGKKSQKWDEMNIIATYHPAGKDYGLMKIDEPSTPYHSMVGDDDEDAVSDSESNEPLKADVLSKKLAAAAEGRGPKIIARLEESSEEEDEDEELTPEEREKKKQFEMKRKMHYNEGRNIKLARQLIAKELPAEDDEEMCDAADVETMNTEATEHE; this comes from the exons ATGGAGGCGCCCTCGGTGTCCTCGGTGCCGGCCGCCTCCGCCTCGGGGGCGCCGGCGGGGCGAGGGCCCATCAAGGGCATCCTGAAGAAGGGCGGAGGGAaggcggcggggggcagcgcGGCCACCGGGGCCAGGCGGGCCAGCCCGGCCCGCGACGACGACGAGCACGG aaaaaaatcccagaagTGGGATGAAATGAACATCATAGCTACGTACCACCCAGCAGGCAAAGACTATGGCTTGATGAAAATAGATGAACCTAGTACTCCGTATCACAG CATGGTAGGAGATGACGATGAAGATGCAGTGAGTGATTCAGAATCAAACGAGCCCTTAAAAGCAGATGTGTTGAGTAAAAA actggcagctgcagctgaaggtAGGGGACCTAAGATTATAGCAAGGCTAGAGGAaagcagtgaggaggaggatgaggatgaagaATTAACACCTGAAGAACGAG aaaaaaagaagcagtttgaaatgaagagaaaaatgcattacaatGAAGGACGAAACATCAAACTGGCAAGACAGCTCATCGCAAAAGAACTACCTGctgaagatgatgaagagaTGTGTGATGCTGCAGATGTAGAAACGATGAATACAGAAGCTACTGAACATG AATGA
- the PPP1R2 gene encoding protein phosphatase inhibitor 2 isoform X1 — protein MEAPSVSSVPAASASGAPAGRGPIKGILKKGGGKAAGGSAATGARRASPARDDDEHGKKSQKWDEMNIIATYHPAGKDYGLMKIDEPSTPYHSMVGDDDEDAVSDSESNEPLKADVLSKKLAAAAEGRGPKIIARLEESSEEEDEDEELTPEEREKKKQFEMKRKMHYNEGRNIKLARQLIAKELPAEDDEEMCDAADVETMNTEATEHAHATQDQLEGRTRSIEEICPEL, from the exons ATGGAGGCGCCCTCGGTGTCCTCGGTGCCGGCCGCCTCCGCCTCGGGGGCGCCGGCGGGGCGAGGGCCCATCAAGGGCATCCTGAAGAAGGGCGGAGGGAaggcggcggggggcagcgcGGCCACCGGGGCCAGGCGGGCCAGCCCGGCCCGCGACGACGACGAGCACGG aaaaaaatcccagaagTGGGATGAAATGAACATCATAGCTACGTACCACCCAGCAGGCAAAGACTATGGCTTGATGAAAATAGATGAACCTAGTACTCCGTATCACAG CATGGTAGGAGATGACGATGAAGATGCAGTGAGTGATTCAGAATCAAACGAGCCCTTAAAAGCAGATGTGTTGAGTAAAAA actggcagctgcagctgaaggtAGGGGACCTAAGATTATAGCAAGGCTAGAGGAaagcagtgaggaggaggatgaggatgaagaATTAACACCTGAAGAACGAG aaaaaaagaagcagtttgaaatgaagagaaaaatgcattacaatGAAGGACGAAACATCAAACTGGCAAGACAGCTCATCGCAAAAGAACTACCTGctgaagatgatgaagagaTGTGTGATGCTGCAGATGTAGAAACGATGAATACAGAAGCTACTGAACATG CACATGCTACTCAAGACCAGCTGGAAGGTAGAACACGCAGCATAGAAGAAATCTGTCCAGAACTGTAA
- the APOD gene encoding apolipoprotein D isoform X2: protein MLGTAVRLSVLLSLLSFGKGQMFHMGPCPDPPVQENFDISKYLGKWYEIEKLPSNFEKGSCIQANYSLKENGKFKVINKELLSSGKVNEVEGEIMHTDVKEPAKLSVRFNWFMPSAPYWVISTDYENYSLVYSCTNILWLFHIDYAWIMSRTPDMHPETVEHLKSVLQSYKIDTEKMMPTDQLNCPAEM from the exons ATGCTGGGCACAGCAGTGCGGCTCTCAGTCCTGCTCAGTCTCCTCAGCTTCGGGAAGGGGCAGATGTTTCACATGGGGCCGTGCCCAGACCCTCCCGTGCAGGAGAACTTCGACATCTCCAAG TACTTGGGAAAATGGTACGAGATAGAAAAGCTGCCCTCGAATTTTGAGAAAGGAAGCTGCATCCAGGCGAATTACTCACTGAAGGAGAACGGGAAGTTTAAAGTGATCAACAAGGAGCTGCT TTCCAGTGGCAAAGTTAACGAAGTTGAAGGAGAAATCATGCACACGGATGTGAAGGAGCCGGCCAAGCTCAGTGTCCGCTTCAACTGGT TCATGCCTTCTGCCCCTTACTGGGTAATCTCCACCGACTACGAAAACTACTCGCTGGTGTACTCCTGCACGAACATCCTCTGGCTCTTCCACATTGACTACGCCTGGATTATGTCAAGAACTCCCGACATGCACCCGGAGACCGTGGAGCACCTGAAGAGCGTCCTCCAGTCCTACAAGATCGACACTGAGAAAATGATGCCCACTGATCAGCTTAACTGCCCCGCTGAGATGTAA